A genomic segment from Peribacillus sp. ACCC06369 encodes:
- a CDS encoding biotin/lipoyl-containing protein, with translation MTSIIIPEIEEGIEKILLMQWYKQPGDYITVGESLAKFSCEGIEFDLFSEKEGTLKELHVAEDTIVKIGDLICYLDSGEALSGELLKEVEKQETIEDKEPLENVTSLAEKNNIDSSIYLMNKNEEQVLFSPDSQTVPVSAISMTYKEVRSLISHLYQSAEETFLKEEASFFQEIKKMLRSRWVYMNNGNVIYDHNIAALFPYRKYYELVDEDFDYKKHLDVSGYIGDAMTREEAAKSFNTTDHPVYKKIIALDDYSTSKNPSISRIFANQTANSSKSIAFKFNGYDIQSFDVVNQKTNLLGKGFFVPVFRLNGENAFEINDQMALHLWLENRLVPSGLSAERQKEYDYLLALYQLKGSDHESFLKELPSIAIDSKTFYEKLLNSEKVRADIDTYDEKMLMDPNRGHWDLWPVHSDEKLLTIKLNEEIMARNPKMDIREDGIVGIDFGTKSTVVVHQEESDFTLPMRIGVGYLNTEVQDWHYENPTVIEFIDLEHFLELYQEKEGRPDTRWQDVTVSHNALNNLMNGKSDHYYSILNNLKQWAGEKKNELRLKDKRGYAVVLRSFLDLTDQEINPIELYAYYLGLYINNQNNGIYLDYTLSFPVTYEKEVREKILKCFERGLKKTLPMPIQQDEELMKKFRVTAGASEPAAYAVCALQEYGFEPEEDEKTYYGVFDFGGGTTDFDFGIWREAGLRESRYDYVIEHFAAGGDRYLGGENLLELLAFQVFKNNQRTMRELNIPFTLPAECVKFPGSEMLINESQESYLNTKQLVEKLRPLWERHERYEEQFGKGMIRADLFDKAGHAKLNVELLIDQDEMEQLIEERIEKGIKNFFESLRRAFTGSEPSKISKVNILLAGNSSKSPIVMNLFNKWIEREVQNTQNWGEMSDNLFEIFPPLGTEGAYLKQEERNRVVNRDILTAPTGKTGVAFGLVQSRKGGSIKVIDRDLVNGESKFKYFLGIGRKGKLKTVIDQEEDYNIWHLFIDASEEDFEIYYTSLPEASTNQLDIKQAQRKKLRIEHVDDSAFVYIRTLSPTVIEYVVADEDSILNGVYLSETTKVELS, from the coding sequence ATGACATCGATTATTATCCCAGAGATTGAAGAAGGGATTGAAAAAATCCTTCTTATGCAATGGTATAAACAGCCAGGAGATTATATTACGGTGGGCGAAAGCTTAGCCAAATTCAGCTGTGAGGGCATCGAATTTGACCTCTTTTCAGAAAAAGAAGGTACCCTTAAAGAATTGCATGTAGCAGAGGACACTATAGTCAAGATTGGTGATCTGATATGTTATTTGGATTCTGGTGAAGCTCTTTCAGGAGAATTATTAAAGGAAGTTGAAAAGCAAGAAACGATAGAAGATAAAGAGCCCCTTGAGAACGTAACAAGTTTAGCTGAAAAAAATAATATAGACAGTTCTATTTATTTAATGAATAAGAACGAAGAGCAGGTTCTATTCTCACCTGATTCCCAAACCGTTCCAGTCTCTGCCATTTCAATGACTTATAAAGAAGTGAGATCTTTAATCAGCCATTTATATCAGAGTGCAGAAGAAACTTTTTTAAAGGAGGAAGCGAGCTTCTTTCAAGAAATTAAAAAGATGCTCCGTTCCAGATGGGTTTACATGAATAACGGAAATGTTATTTATGATCACAACATTGCAGCTTTATTTCCTTATAGAAAATACTATGAATTAGTGGACGAAGATTTTGACTACAAAAAGCATCTGGACGTTTCCGGTTATATAGGTGATGCCATGACACGGGAAGAAGCTGCCAAAAGTTTCAATACAACTGATCACCCTGTATATAAGAAAATAATAGCTTTAGATGATTACTCCACGAGTAAAAATCCTTCCATTTCAAGGATATTTGCCAATCAAACGGCTAACTCTTCTAAATCAATAGCGTTTAAATTCAACGGGTACGACATTCAAAGTTTCGATGTAGTAAATCAAAAAACTAATTTGCTAGGAAAAGGATTTTTCGTTCCTGTTTTCCGTTTAAATGGGGAAAATGCCTTTGAAATCAATGATCAAATGGCTCTCCATCTCTGGCTGGAAAACCGATTAGTACCAAGTGGATTAAGCGCAGAACGCCAGAAGGAGTATGATTATTTGCTGGCATTGTATCAATTAAAGGGTTCAGATCATGAAAGTTTTCTAAAAGAATTGCCATCAATCGCTATCGATTCCAAGACTTTTTATGAGAAGCTTTTAAACTCTGAAAAAGTAAGAGCCGATATTGATACATATGATGAAAAGATGTTAATGGATCCAAACAGAGGACATTGGGATTTATGGCCTGTCCACTCTGATGAAAAACTTTTAACGATAAAACTGAACGAAGAAATAATGGCCAGAAACCCTAAAATGGATATTAGGGAGGACGGCATAGTTGGCATTGATTTTGGAACGAAAAGTACAGTGGTCGTTCATCAAGAGGAAAGTGATTTTACTCTTCCCATGCGTATTGGGGTTGGCTACCTTAACACGGAAGTACAAGACTGGCATTATGAAAATCCAACCGTGATTGAATTTATTGATTTAGAACATTTTCTGGAGCTTTATCAAGAAAAAGAAGGAAGACCAGATACAAGGTGGCAGGATGTGACGGTTTCCCACAATGCTCTAAACAACTTGATGAATGGAAAGAGTGACCATTATTATTCCATATTGAATAATCTAAAGCAGTGGGCTGGAGAAAAGAAAAACGAACTCCGATTAAAAGATAAGAGGGGATATGCCGTTGTACTGCGTTCATTTCTGGATTTAACCGATCAGGAAATCAACCCAATAGAGTTATACGCCTACTACCTCGGTTTGTATATCAATAACCAGAACAATGGAATTTACCTGGACTACACCTTATCTTTCCCGGTGACGTATGAAAAAGAGGTAAGAGAAAAAATTCTAAAGTGTTTTGAGCGTGGGTTAAAAAAGACGCTTCCTATGCCGATACAGCAGGATGAAGAATTAATGAAAAAGTTTCGTGTCACAGCTGGTGCGAGTGAACCTGCTGCCTATGCCGTTTGTGCCTTACAGGAATACGGGTTTGAACCGGAAGAGGATGAAAAAACGTACTACGGTGTGTTTGATTTTGGTGGAGGAACGACAGATTTTGATTTTGGTATTTGGCGTGAAGCGGGCTTGAGAGAAAGCAGATATGATTATGTCATTGAGCATTTTGCAGCTGGCGGGGACCGTTATTTAGGTGGAGAGAACCTGCTAGAGCTTTTGGCGTTCCAAGTGTTTAAAAACAATCAAAGAACAATGCGTGAGTTAAATATTCCTTTTACTCTCCCAGCAGAATGTGTGAAATTTCCTGGAAGTGAAATGCTGATTAATGAGTCACAAGAATCCTATTTAAATACGAAACAATTGGTAGAAAAATTAAGGCCGCTTTGGGAAAGACATGAACGGTATGAAGAACAGTTTGGAAAAGGCATGATCCGAGCAGACTTGTTTGACAAAGCCGGCCACGCAAAACTCAATGTGGAACTTTTGATCGATCAAGATGAAATGGAACAACTGATTGAGGAAAGAATTGAAAAAGGCATTAAAAATTTCTTTGAGTCATTAAGGCGCGCCTTTACCGGGTCAGAACCGAGCAAAATTAGTAAAGTAAATATACTGCTTGCGGGTAATTCAAGTAAATCCCCGATCGTTATGAATCTATTTAATAAATGGATTGAAAGGGAAGTACAGAATACTCAAAACTGGGGAGAAATGTCTGATAATCTTTTTGAGATTTTCCCACCACTGGGGACAGAAGGTGCTTATTTAAAGCAAGAAGAGAGAAATAGAGTGGTTAACCGAGATATTTTAACAGCCCCTACAGGAAAAACAGGCGTTGCCTTTGGACTTGTACAAAGCAGAAAGGGCGGAAGTATAAAAGTTATTGACCGCGATTTGGTGAATGGTGAATCAAAGTTCAAGTATTTTCTTGGCATCGGGAGAAAAGGGAAATTAAAAACAGTGATTGATCAAGAAGAAGACTATAACATATGGCATCTTTTCATTGATGCGTCAGAAGAAGATTTCGAAATTTATTACACAAGCCTGCCTGAAGCTAGTACCAACCAGCTTGATATTAAGCAGGCACAAAGGAAAAAACTTCGAATTGAGCATGTAGATGATTCAGCTTTTGTTTATATTCGAACATTAAGCCCGACTGTCATTGAATATGTTGTTGCAGACGAAGACTCGATATTAAATGGGGTCTATTTAAGTGAAACTACTAAAGTGGAATTAAGCTAA
- a CDS encoding Ger(x)C family spore germination protein gives MKQSHNNIRPLFISLSVLLFLTLTGCWSSHEIEEQSLGIGLAFDKGKQSSIEKKLNEQGEGYSKKDLITATYQFITPLVASSTTKQSGPQQKSYVNVSETGDSLHQMVRELSLRSEQPVTAHHMKVVVIGEGLARSFRLEQLLDQNFRESELRPSCLVLISKGRASKTLETKKAGEIPAFRLAGIVENAYRTTRILPPMSHIKVESKIKSGSSFLMQKVLSVNGQVKFAGAAVIDGKTHKMTGTLNEEELEGVTWITGKGKGGVVKSFDKETGQLIVYEIESMKSSIVPRVKGDNISFDVNIESVGRLSENWVVSGDSFKNEFLKKAEKSSEKEVKRLVGNVLEKMQKEYQVDVAGFGNRLRIENPKVWKKVKKDWDQRFSETTINYDVNLTINDYGTSGGSKE, from the coding sequence ATGAAACAATCACATAACAATATACGTCCCCTCTTCATTTCCCTCTCCGTTCTTTTGTTCTTAACCCTTACAGGATGCTGGAGCAGTCATGAAATTGAAGAGCAAAGTTTAGGTATAGGTTTGGCATTCGATAAAGGCAAGCAGTCCTCCATCGAGAAAAAGTTAAACGAACAAGGGGAGGGTTATTCAAAAAAGGACCTGATTACTGCAACCTATCAATTTATCACTCCACTAGTAGCAAGTTCAACAACGAAACAATCCGGACCACAACAAAAATCTTATGTTAATGTTTCTGAAACGGGAGATTCCCTCCATCAAATGGTTCGTGAATTATCATTGAGAAGTGAACAACCCGTAACCGCTCACCATATGAAAGTGGTTGTTATCGGTGAAGGTCTTGCAAGATCGTTTAGGTTGGAACAATTACTTGATCAAAATTTTCGAGAAAGCGAGCTTAGACCAAGCTGTCTTGTGCTCATCAGTAAAGGAAGAGCAAGCAAGACACTGGAAACAAAGAAAGCAGGAGAAATTCCAGCGTTCCGTCTGGCTGGCATTGTAGAAAATGCATATCGAACAACAAGGATTTTGCCTCCTATGTCGCATATTAAAGTAGAAAGCAAGATCAAATCAGGATCTAGTTTTCTGATGCAAAAAGTACTATCAGTGAACGGGCAAGTCAAATTTGCCGGAGCTGCCGTGATCGATGGAAAGACACACAAAATGACTGGTACTTTGAATGAGGAAGAACTGGAGGGCGTAACATGGATAACAGGTAAGGGAAAAGGCGGTGTAGTGAAAAGCTTTGATAAAGAAACCGGTCAGCTGATTGTGTATGAGATAGAGTCCATGAAAAGCAGTATCGTACCTAGAGTTAAAGGAGACAACATCTCTTTTGATGTAAACATTGAATCAGTGGGAAGACTGTCTGAAAACTGGGTAGTTTCAGGAGATTCTTTTAAAAATGAATTTCTAAAAAAAGCAGAAAAATCATCTGAAAAAGAAGTGAAACGCTTGGTGGGGAATGTATTAGAAAAAATGCAAAAAGAATACCAAGTGGACGTTGCTGGCTTCGGAAATCGATTGAGAATCGAGAACCCCAAAGTATGGAAGAAGGTCAAAAAAGATTGGGATCAAAGATTTAGTGAAACTACTATAAACTATGATGTAAACTTAACCATTAACGATTATGGAACATCAGGAGGATCAAAGGAGTGA